ATTAGAGACGATCACATCTTGGGTGTGAAGGTTTCCTATCTCGGATACTTCGATTAGAAGGGAGCGTAGTTGGCTGATGTTTTTCTGTTCTTTGGCAGAGATAAAACATACCTCTTCGTTGCTTTCCAGTGGAAGGTCGGCTAGAAGTGCACGGATGGCATTCGATCCAGCTTTATCTGCTTTGTTTCCTACGATAATCACCTGTTGCTCTTCAGAGATCTTTTCTCTGACTTCATCCAAACGTGCGATGTTCTCATTGGTTGGACGAGATAGGTCCATCATATAAAGAACGACTTGTGCTTGTTGTAGTTTTTGGAATGTGCGTTCGATTCCAAGGCTCTCAATCTTATCTTTTGTGGTACGAATACCTGCTGTGTCGATGAAACGAAATGCAACTCCTTCGATATTGATTACATCTTCAATGACATCTCTTGTGGTTCCTTCGATATCTGAAACAATGGCTTTCTCTTCGTTGAGTAGTGCATTAAGTAGGGTAGATTTTCCAACATTGGTCTCTCCAACGATGGCCACAGGAACTCCATTTTTGATAGCATTACCAAGAGAGAACGAGTCTGCCAAGGAGTGGATCATCTCAGAAATGTTGTTGGCAAGTTGGATTAACTGGGTGCGATCTGCAAACTCGACCTCTTCTTCACTGAAGTCTAATTCTAATTCAATCAGCGAGACGATTTGAAGCAATTCGTTGCGAAGAGACATCAGTTCTTTAGAGAATACCCCCTTCATCTGACTCATCGCCATCTTATGTGATGCTAAAGAGTTGGATGCGATAAGGTCTGCTACGGCTTCAGCTTGACTTAAATCCATCTTTCCATTAAGAAAGGCACGTTGGGTATACTCCCCAGGGTTTGCCAATCGAGCTCCTTGCTTCATTAAAAGTTGAAGGATGGATTGTTGAATATATTGAGATCCATGGCAAGAGATTTCTACTACATCTTCTCCTGTGAAGGAGTGGGGTGCACGAAAGATGGAGACCACCACTTCGTCAATCGTTTCGCCCTTCTCTTGGATGGTTCCGAAATGGAGTGTGTTGGCTTTTTGGTCAACAAGTTTTTTTCCTTCTTTTGGTGAAATGAAAATTTTGTCTGCAATGGAAAGTGCTTCTTCTCCTGATAAACGTAGCACTGCGATTCCTCCAACACCTGGAGCAGTACTAATGGCACATATAGTAGATTGATCAATCATATCTTTCTAATAAATTCGATTCTTCTTTTATCTCTACTTTCTAGACGTGTGTCAAAAAATAGAGGACAAAGATAGTGATTATTGTGTGGATATGGTTCTTATTCGTGCTGATATTCTTTTGGGTTGCCCTAGTGCCGTTGGCGATAGATATGAAGCTTCTTTTAAAAGTGTAAAAAATAGCCTCTCAATATGAAATCGAGAGGCTATCGTTGAAGTTGTTGTGCACTTATTATAATTAAGGGGATCTATGTTCTCTTTTTCGTCGCCTAAGTATTCTAAATTTAGAATCCTATTTTCAAGAGACTGTTTTTTCTCTCTCTATCATTGAGATGAGAAAGACGAATGAGCATAGATCATTTTAAGTATCAATACGAAGTTACTGATAGGCTCCTTTAGATAAAGTATTCCGAAAATGATTTGGTTAGATCCAATGGGTCTTCGAAATGTTTTTGTTCTTTCTGAAGTCTCTTTATAAGCTCTTTTACTTTCGGTTGATATTTGTCTTGAAGAGACAGGTCGTAAAGCTCTTTAGGGTCTTCTTTTACATTATATAAAAGCACTTTCTTTGCTGTTGGGTATACAATCAACTTGTAGTCTCCAACACGAACCATACGTTGTAAGTTCAGGTAGCTCCCATAAATTGCATCATAATTATCATCTGCTTTGGCACTCTTACATATTGGAAGAAGTGAGTTGAACTCTATGTATGTAGGTTTTTTTACTTTCGCAATATCCAAGGTAGTTGCCATCACATCCTGTAGGTATACCAACTGTTCTCTCTTCTCATTCTTTGGAATGGATGGGCCAATTACAATAAGTGGTGGTTTCATGCTGTGTTCATACATACTCTGTTTTCCAATCAAACCATGTTTCCCTACTGCCAAACCATGATCCGCACTATATATGATATAGGTGTTTTTGTCTTTTCCTGTGCGTTTCAACTCTTTAATAATACGACCTATCTGTGCGTCTAGATGCGTGATAAGTGCATAATATTCGAGTCTATTCATTTGAACTGAATAGCGGGTTCTTGGGAATGGCGCAAGTTTTTCGTCTCTAAGTTTCTTGCTACATCCTATAAAATCTTTCCAAGGATATTCAGGCATGAAACTTGTTGGGATCTTAATCTTATCGACATCATACATGTCATTGTAGGCTTTGGGGGCTTGGCGAGGATCGTGTGGCGCATTAAAAGCAATATACATAAAGAATGGCTTTTTGCTTTTAGTACTTTGGTCTAGGAATTTAATGGCATCATCTGCTACCACTTCCGACCAGTGTTTTCCACCTTTCCAATATCCACCATTTTTAGTATCCCATGGTTTCCATTGATGATCATCTCTACTCTTAGGTCTATTGTATCCTTGTGGTGTTTGGTTTGGCATTCCTGGTCTTTCATGTGCTACTGTCATGAAGATATCCTCCACAGGAGCCTTCACATGCCACTTTCCGGTCATATACGTATCGTACCCTTTTTCTTCAAGAAGTTGGGCCCACATCATGCCATCTTTGGCTCTTTGAGGAAATTGTTTTTCTGCATTGTGTGCTCTCCAAACACTCATTCCAGAGTTCATCATGGCCCTACTTGCGACACAAACAGCACCATTCCATGCCCCCATATTGTATGTGTTTGTGAAGGTGACTCCTTGAGAAGTCAATTGGTCAAGATTCGGAGTGATTACTTCTGCATTACCTAATGCATGTATCTCTTCGTTACAATGGTCGTCTGCAAAAAGAAAAAGAATGTTTGGCTTTTTCTTTCCAAAGCATTGAGCCACGAGTAAGAGAATGAACAAGGTTGTTATCTGTCTTTTCATTATTGTGTTTTTTACCCTTATGTATTAATAAGTAAGGGAAGTTTTACTGTGTTTGTTATGAATAAAGGTAATGATTGTTTGACTGAATTTTAAGCACCGATTGTATTTCTGACGATAAATGAATCCCAATATGATTTATTTGCAATATTTATACAATTATTGAATAATTAGTGTTAAAAACTAGGTAGTGTTTGATGTTTGTTTCCTAATTGAATTGTAAAAAAACTAATTATGTTCTATCATATTACCTATCGATTAGTAAAATAAATAGGTTATATTTATATTTATTTCTTGGGATGTTTGACGGGATCTTTCTCCTCAATAAACCTCATTGAAGAATTAGAAGGTTATATCCACCATGTCTCCTAGGAGTGAATTATAAACACATTGAATAAAACGAACTAAATGAGAAAACTATTCTTGTTCCTCTTCCTGTGTATTATCACGTTGTCACTTCAGGCAACCGATATTATACCAGAACCGATGGTATCTAATAAAATTGATGGGAAATTCACTTTCCATAGTGGAATTAAAATTGCTGCCCCTAATGAGTTTAAAAAAGAGGCATTGATTCTTTCTACTCTAATGAAGACTTCTAATGGCTTTGAATTTGAGGTAAAGAAAAGAGCCCGACATGCTGATGTTGTCTTGAAACACAATCCTAAACTTCTCGATTCTTTGGGTGAAGAGGGATACAAGCTGGTAATTCGTCCAAATCAAATCACTATTTCTGCCCCGACATCTACTGGAGCTTTTTATGCAATTCAGACTATTCGCCAACTGCTTCCTGTAGCGGTAGATGGTTATTATCCAACCCCTGAGATTAAGATGTCCATTCCTTGTTATGAGATCGAAGATCAGCCAAGATTTTCTTGGAGAGGTTATATGCTGGACTGCTCTCGTTATTTTGTTTCAGTAGATCGTATCAAGAAGCATCTCGACTTGATGGCTCTTTACAAACTGAACACTTTTCAATGGCATCTTACCGACTACCAAGGATGGAGAATGCAAGTCCTTCACTATCCTAAGTTGACTAAAGTGGGTTCCAAAAGAGATCATACAATCTTTAAGCGTAGAGGGGCTGTTTTTGTGGATGATAAGACTCCAGATAATGGTTTTTACACCCAAGAGCAGATCAAAGAGTTGGTGTCTTATGCTGCGGATCGTCATATTACAATCATTCCAGAAATAGATCTCCCAGCACACTCTATTGCTGCAATTGCTGCCTATCCTGAAATATCTTGTACCGGAAATCCTGCAGAAGTAAGAGCTCTAAAAGTGGGTGGGATGAGCAATGTGATCTGCCCTGGAAAAGAGATCTCTTTTGAGTTTGTCGAAAATGTTTTGAAAGAGGTATTTGAGCTTTTCCCTTCAAAGATCGTACATATTGGTGGCGACGAGGTGAAAAAAGATGGATGGAAACAATGTCCTCATTGTAGCAAGAGAATGAAAGAGGAGTCGTTGAAAGACTATAATGCACTTCAAAGTTACTTTATAACAAGAGTGGAGGCTTTTGCAAACAAACATAACCGCACTATTATTGGTTGGGATGAGATCCTTGATGGAGGGGTTGCTCCCAATGCGATGGTCATGAGTTGGAGAGGTGAAAAAGGAGGTATCAAAGCTGCGAAGATGCACCACCCTGTAGTTATGACTCCCAATAGCTTCTTATATTTCGATTATCTACAGTCAAACGACAAGCATAATGAACCATATGTGCAGTTTAGAAAAGTACTTCCTATCAAGGAAGTTTATCGTTATAATCCAACTCCTAGTAGTCTGAGTGAAAAAGAGCAAAAGTATATTATGGGAGCACAGGCAAATATGTGGGGAAATTTTGTTACGACTCCAGCGCACTATGAATATATGACTTATCCTCGTCTTTGCGCTTTGTCTGAATTAGTATGGACTCCATTAGAGAAGAAAAACTATAACCATTTCGAGTCGAAACTGGAGAAACAATATCAACGTTTTGATGAGATGCATGTGGCATATCGTCGTCATGATAAGAGTGTTCAAGAATAAACCATAAACTATGAAGTTTAAGTATACTCCATTGGCGATACTAATAGTCCTTTTGACTTTGGTGTCGTGTAGTAAGAAAGAGGTCGAAAAGAAACGTCCTAATATTCTTTTTATCATGGCGGATGACCACACATCCCAAGCATGGGGAATCTATGGAGGGGTGTTGAAAGACTATGTACATAACCCGAATATCGAGAGATTGGCAGACCAAGGGATGGTGTTTGATAATGCAATGTGTACAAACTCTATCTGTGTCCCTAGTAGGGCTTCCATTATGACAGGGGAGTATAGCAACAAAAATCAAGTGTATATGTTGCGTGATCGTTTGGATGAGAATCGTCCTAATGTGGCAAAACTCCTTCATCAGAATGGGTACCAAACAGCCCTTATTGGGAAATGGCATCTAAAATCTAAACCTTCAGGGTTCGATTATTTTAATGTGTTACATGATCAAGGTCGTTATTGGGATCCTATCTTAAAGAGCGAGAAGAATTGGCAAGAGGGACCTAAAGGGGGTGAGGTAATCAAAGGCTTCTCTACAGATGTCATCACCGATCTAACTATTGATTGGTTGAAAAATAGAGATGATAAGAAGCCCTTTATGATGATGTGTCACTTTAAAGCGACACATGAACCATACGACTTTCCTGAGAGATATAAGGATCTTTATAAAGATCAAGAGATTCCTTACCCTGAAACACTCCTTGACTTTGACAAAAAGAATACTGGACGAACTTATGATGGGCAGACTTTAGAGAATCTTATATGGAGATGGGAGAAAGCTAGTGAAGATCCAGAAAAGTGGTGGTGTAAATATCCTGAGTTGCCATTTTCAACGAAAGGATTAGACTCTATTGCTGCTCGTAAGAAAGCATACCAAAAGCTGGTAAAAGACTTTATGCGTTGTGGGGCTGCGATTGATGACAATATAGGTCGACTTTTAGATTATCTAAAAGAGGCTGGATTGGATGAAAATACTGTCGTTATATATACAGCGGATCAAGGCTATTTTCTTGGAGAACATGGTTTCTTTGATAAGCGAATGATTGCAGAAGAGTCGCTTCATATGCCTTTCGTGATACGTTATCCAAAAGAGATTAAGGGTGGAACACGAAATGAGGATATCATCTTAAATGTCGATATTCCTGCTTTATTTGCCGATTATGCACAGGTGAAGAAGCCTAATTGGATGCAAGGGGAGAGTTTTCGACCTCTTCTAAAAGGAGAACATCCTGCTACTTGGCGAAAGTCGATGTACTATCGTTATTGGGAACACTATCCAATACGACCAGGACATCTAGGAGTGCGTAACGATCGTTATAAGTTGGCTCTCTATTATGGGGTGCCTATGGATAAAGATTCAAAGATAAAGCGTACTGCCCCAGAGTGGGAATTTTATGACCTTAAGGAAGATCCTAAAGAGCTTCATAATGCCTGCCAAGATGCACAATACCAAGATATTATTCTTGAGATGAAACATGAGATCGTTCGACTTCGCAATGAGGTGGGAGATGATGATAGTGAACGTCCATGGATTAAGGCGGTTGTGGAAAAGGAGTTGAGTAATATTTAAAAATACTTTACGACACCAATAAAATAGAGGCATGGGACTTTTCCAATGCCTCTATTTTTTTATTGTGTAAGGTTTATTAGAATCAAACATTATTTTAGATGGACTGATTGGAATATAGGTTCCTGAGCCCTTCGACAAGCTCAGGGAGCCCTTGTTGAAACATAGGGCCTCTTGTTGAAACACTGAGCCCTTCGACAAGCTCAGGGACCACCTGTTGAAACATAGGGCCCCTTGTTGAAATACTGAGCCCTTCGACAAGCTCAGGGACCCCTTGTCGAAACACAGGGGCCTGACTAATACACAGGATCCCAAAAGTTGTCACAACGAAAATGTTTCAACGTTATATTATATCAAAAACATGGTTTGAACCTATTTATTTCAAGTATGTCCCTACGGCTGCTGAAACATAATTTGTCGACTATAATGATCTTAATTGGATGATTGATAAATCATGGCAAATAAACTAGATATTATTTTATCAATTTGACGAGTCCTCCTAAAATAATATTTGATCCGTAATACTCCTATTTTTTAACCAACTGATCGATAGAAAACTTCCCTGGTCCCATAATAAATAGGGCAATAAATCCCACAAGATATAGTATTGCCAACTCTTTTTGTCCTATTGGATCGCCAGCATGAATCAATAACACCGCAACAAGCATGGTAATAATTAGAGGTATTGTTGCTAATCGAGTGAAAGCGCCTATCACTACCAATGCAGCACATACTAATTCTGCAAAAATGGCTAAAATAACGGATACTTTTACTGAAATAACAATTGCTGGAAACTGCTCTTTGGCTATTAATGTGTCGTAAGCTTCGAACTTACCCCAACCGTGAGTTATCATCAATAGTCCTAAAGCGACACGTAAGACAAGGAGAGCAAGACTTGTCCCCGTCACCTTACTTGAAAAAAGAATAGATTTTATCATCTGTTTTTTTGTTAAGAAGTTACTTCTTATGCTAACAAACAAGGGGAAACTTTGTTTAACCATAATTTACTTAAGAGATCGTATCTTTTTAGTCAAAAACGAAATGATATTTTGTTTTATTTAATGTTTGTTAAATGTGTATATTTGTGATGGTTCTCTAGCCTTTTGTGGAGTGGGCTAAAAATATGAAAACAAACTAGCTATATATGACTATGAAAAAGATAAAGTGGTTTTTGATGTTTGTATTGTCATTTTACTCCTATTGGGGTATTGCGCAAGAGACAAAACCATTAAAGAAGTTTACGAGTCTGGAAGTTGGAGAGACGATCCATATCATTCTGAAATATGCAAAAAACCCTTCTTTAGAGATTCATGGCGATCCTGCATATCGATCAAGGGTTCGTGTAATCCAACAAGGACGA
The Prolixibacteraceae bacterium DNA segment above includes these coding regions:
- the mnmE gene encoding tRNA uridine-5-carboxymethylaminomethyl(34) synthesis GTPase MnmE, which produces MIDQSTICAISTAPGVGGIAVLRLSGEEALSIADKIFISPKEGKKLVDQKANTLHFGTIQEKGETIDEVVVSIFRAPHSFTGEDVVEISCHGSQYIQQSILQLLMKQGARLANPGEYTQRAFLNGKMDLSQAEAVADLIASNSLASHKMAMSQMKGVFSKELMSLRNELLQIVSLIELELDFSEEEVEFADRTQLIQLANNISEMIHSLADSFSLGNAIKNGVPVAIVGETNVGKSTLLNALLNEEKAIVSDIEGTTRDVIEDVINIEGVAFRFIDTAGIRTTKDKIESLGIERTFQKLQQAQVVLYMMDLSRPTNENIARLDEVREKISEEQQVIIVGNKADKAGSNAIRALLADLPLESNEEVCFISAKEQKNISQLRSLLIEVSEIGNLHTQDVIVSNARHYEALVKAGDAIDRVLQGIQSGISNDFVSQDIRECMHYLGEITGAINTDEVLGNIFKNFCIGK
- a CDS encoding sulfatase-like hydrolase/transferase — protein: MKRQITTLFILLLVAQCFGKKKPNILFLFADDHCNEEIHALGNAEVITPNLDQLTSQGVTFTNTYNMGAWNGAVCVASRAMMNSGMSVWRAHNAEKQFPQRAKDGMMWAQLLEEKGYDTYMTGKWHVKAPVEDIFMTVAHERPGMPNQTPQGYNRPKSRDDHQWKPWDTKNGGYWKGGKHWSEVVADDAIKFLDQSTKSKKPFFMYIAFNAPHDPRQAPKAYNDMYDVDKIKIPTSFMPEYPWKDFIGCSKKLRDEKLAPFPRTRYSVQMNRLEYYALITHLDAQIGRIIKELKRTGKDKNTYIIYSADHGLAVGKHGLIGKQSMYEHSMKPPLIVIGPSIPKNEKREQLVYLQDVMATTLDIAKVKKPTYIEFNSLLPICKSAKADDNYDAIYGSYLNLQRMVRVGDYKLIVYPTAKKVLLYNVKEDPKELYDLSLQDKYQPKVKELIKRLQKEQKHFEDPLDLTKSFSEYFI
- a CDS encoding beta-N-acetylhexosaminidase, with protein sequence MRKLFLFLFLCIITLSLQATDIIPEPMVSNKIDGKFTFHSGIKIAAPNEFKKEALILSTLMKTSNGFEFEVKKRARHADVVLKHNPKLLDSLGEEGYKLVIRPNQITISAPTSTGAFYAIQTIRQLLPVAVDGYYPTPEIKMSIPCYEIEDQPRFSWRGYMLDCSRYFVSVDRIKKHLDLMALYKLNTFQWHLTDYQGWRMQVLHYPKLTKVGSKRDHTIFKRRGAVFVDDKTPDNGFYTQEQIKELVSYAADRHITIIPEIDLPAHSIAAIAAYPEISCTGNPAEVRALKVGGMSNVICPGKEISFEFVENVLKEVFELFPSKIVHIGGDEVKKDGWKQCPHCSKRMKEESLKDYNALQSYFITRVEAFANKHNRTIIGWDEILDGGVAPNAMVMSWRGEKGGIKAAKMHHPVVMTPNSFLYFDYLQSNDKHNEPYVQFRKVLPIKEVYRYNPTPSSLSEKEQKYIMGAQANMWGNFVTTPAHYEYMTYPRLCALSELVWTPLEKKNYNHFESKLEKQYQRFDEMHVAYRRHDKSVQE
- a CDS encoding sulfatase, with the translated sequence MKFKYTPLAILIVLLTLVSCSKKEVEKKRPNILFIMADDHTSQAWGIYGGVLKDYVHNPNIERLADQGMVFDNAMCTNSICVPSRASIMTGEYSNKNQVYMLRDRLDENRPNVAKLLHQNGYQTALIGKWHLKSKPSGFDYFNVLHDQGRYWDPILKSEKNWQEGPKGGEVIKGFSTDVITDLTIDWLKNRDDKKPFMMMCHFKATHEPYDFPERYKDLYKDQEIPYPETLLDFDKKNTGRTYDGQTLENLIWRWEKASEDPEKWWCKYPELPFSTKGLDSIAARKKAYQKLVKDFMRCGAAIDDNIGRLLDYLKEAGLDENTVVIYTADQGYFLGEHGFFDKRMIAEESLHMPFVIRYPKEIKGGTRNEDIILNVDIPALFADYAQVKKPNWMQGESFRPLLKGEHPATWRKSMYYRYWEHYPIRPGHLGVRNDRYKLALYYGVPMDKDSKIKRTAPEWEFYDLKEDPKELHNACQDAQYQDIILEMKHEIVRLRNEVGDDDSERPWIKAVVEKELSNI
- a CDS encoding DoxX family protein produces the protein MIKSILFSSKVTGTSLALLVLRVALGLLMITHGWGKFEAYDTLIAKEQFPAIVISVKVSVILAIFAELVCAALVVIGAFTRLATIPLIITMLVAVLLIHAGDPIGQKELAILYLVGFIALFIMGPGKFSIDQLVKK